One Carassius gibelio isolate Cgi1373 ecotype wild population from Czech Republic chromosome A20, carGib1.2-hapl.c, whole genome shotgun sequence DNA segment encodes these proteins:
- the LOC127938653 gene encoding frizzled-3 isoform X2 — MDLLWVLCSTLTVCMAINMEATGSHSLFTCEPITLRMCQGLSYNTTFMPNLLNHYDQQTAALDMEPFHPMVNLECSTEIRPFLCALYAPVCTEYGRVTLPCRRLCQHAKSDCYKLMDMFGVTWPEEMDCSRFPDCDESYPRAIDLLPSRDETEESPTSVQRDYGFWCPRELKIEPDLGYSFMGVRDCSPPCPNMYFRKDELIFARYFIGVVSIVCLSATLFTFLTFLIDVGRFRYPERPIIFYAVCYMMVSLVFFLGFLLEDRVSCNAASLGRFRASTITQGSHNKACTLLFMTLYFFTMAGSVWWVILTITWFLAAVPKWGSEAIEKKALLFHAVAWGIPGALTITLMAMNKIEGDSISGVCFVGLYDLMALRWFLLVPLALDVVVGVVLLLAGIAALNRVRMEIPLEKENQDKLVKFMIRIGVFSVLYLVPLLTVIGCYLYEQSHRSVWETTWVQERCREYHIPCPFKVEQTSRPDIALFLIKYLMMLVVGIPSVFWVGSKKTCFEWASFFNGHRRKDAVHESRQVLQEPDFTQLLLRDPNTPVVRKSRGTSTQGTSTHASSTHLAMLDEPPSASTSRAGSMRSKSSSFHGSLHRSRDGRYTACSYRGVEERTLRLDDPLQHCGVNRLNSHSRHGSLQRLESQSRHSSVRDLTITAQAIQSSPGNGIHRVVGEDATMA; from the exons ATGGATCTCCTTTGGGTTCTGTGCTCCACGCTGACTGTATGTATGGCCATCAATATGGAAGCTACTGGAAGCCATAGCCTGTTTACCTGTGAGCCTATCACATTAAGGATGTGCCAGGGTCTCTCCTACAATACCACCTTCATGCCCAACCTTCTAAACCACTATGATCAGCAGACCGCTGCTCTCGACATGGAG CCCTTTCATCCCATGGTGAACTTGGAGTGTTCTACTGAAATACGTCCATTCCTGTGTGCCCTGTATGCACCCGTGTGCACCGAGTACGGCCGCGTGACACTGCCATGTCGGCGCCTGTGCCAGCATGCCAAGAGCGATTGCTACAAGCTGATGGACATGTTTGGGGTCACCTGGCCAGAAGAGATGGATTGTAGCAG GTTTCCAGACTGTGATGAGTCTTACCCCAGAGCAATAGACCTGCTCCCGAGCCGTGACGAGACGGAGGAATCTCCCACATCAGTTCAGCGGGACTACGGCTTCTGGTGCCCACGAGAGCTGAAGATTGAACCTGACTTGGGCTACTCGTTCATGGGCGTGCGTGACTGCTCGCCTCCCTGCCCGAACATGTACTTCCGCAAAGACGAGCTCATCTTCGCCCGCTATTTCATTGGCGTTGTCTCCATAGTCTGCCTGTCGGCGACGCTCTTCACTTTCCTGACCTTCCTCATCGACGTCGGGCGCTTCCGTTACCCAGAACGGCCCATCATTTTCTACGCGGTCTGCTATATGATGGTATCCCTAGTCTTCTTCCTGGGCTTCCTGCTGGAGGATCGCGTGTCATGCAACGCAGCAAGCCTGGGTCGTTTCCGCGCCTCGACCATCACCCAGGGCTCCCACAACAAGGCCTGCACGCTGCTCTTCATGACGCTCTACTTCTTCACCATGGCTGGAAGCGTTTGGTGGGTCATCCTCACCATCACCTGGTTCCTGGCGGCCGTTCCCAAATGGGGAAGTGAAGCTATCGAGAAGAAGGCTTTGCTGTTCCACGCGGTGGCTTGGGGCATCCCGGGAGCCCTTACCATCACCCTCATGGCTATGAACAAAATAGAAGGCGACAGCATTAGCGGCGTTTGTTTTGTAGGGCTCTATGACCTCATGGCCTTGCGCTGGTTTCTCTTGGTGCCGCTGGCATTAGATGTGGTCGTAGGCGTAGTGCTGCTGTTAGCGGGTATTGCAGCGCTGAATAGGGTCCGGATGGAGATTCCCCTGGAGAAGGAGAACCAGGACAAACTGGTGAAGTTCATGATCCGGATCGGGGTGTTCTCCGTCCTGTATCTGGTGCCTCTGCTGACAGTCATTGGGTGCTATCTGTATGAGCAGAGCCACAGATCAGTTTGGGAGACCACCTGGGTACAGGAGCGCTGTAGAGAGTATCACATCCCTTGCCCGTTTAAG GTGGAACAGACAAGCAGGCCAGATATCGCCTTGTTCCTCATCAAGTACCTGATGATGCTGGTGGTGGGAATCCCGTCAGTGTTTTGGGTCGGTAGTAAAAAGACCTGCTTCGAGTGGGCCAGTTTCTTCAATGGGCATCGCAGAAAAGA CGCAGTGCACGAAAGCAGGCAGGTGCTGCAGGAGCCCGACTTCACCCAGCTCCTCCTCAGGGATCCCAACACCCCAGTGGTGAGGAAGTCTAGAGGCACCTCAACGCAGGGCACCTCCACCCATGCCTCCTCCACGCACCTCGCCATGTTGGACGAGCCCCCCAGTGCAAGCACCAGCCGCGCAGGCAGCATGCGCAGCAAATCAAGCAGCTTCCACGGCAGCCTGCACCGCTCCAGAGATGGCAG GTACACAGCTTGCAGTTATCGTGGTGTCGAGGAACGCACCCTGCGCCTTGATGATCCGCTCCAGCACTGCGGCGTCAACCGTCTCAACAGCCATTCACGCCACGGCAGTCTGCAGCGCCTGGAGAGCCAATCACGGCACAGTAGTGTGCGAGACCTCACCATCACAGCACAGGCCATCCAAAGCAGCCCTGGCAATGGCATTCACCGCGTTGTAGGGGAGGATGCGACCATGGCATGA
- the LOC127938653 gene encoding frizzled-3 isoform X1, translating into MDLLWVLCSTLTVCMAINMEATGSHSLFTCEPITLRMCQGLSYNTTFMPNLLNHYDQQTAALDMEPFHPMVNLECSTEIRPFLCALYAPVCTEYGRVTLPCRRLCQHAKSDCYKLMDMFGVTWPEEMDCSRFPDCDESYPRAIDLLPSRDETEESPTSVQRDYGFWCPRELKIEPDLGYSFMGVRDCSPPCPNMYFRKDELIFARYFIGVVSIVCLSATLFTFLTFLIDVGRFRYPERPIIFYAVCYMMVSLVFFLGFLLEDRVSCNAASLGRFRASTITQGSHNKACTLLFMTLYFFTMAGSVWWVILTITWFLAAVPKWGSEAIEKKALLFHAVAWGIPGALTITLMAMNKIEGDSISGVCFVGLYDLMALRWFLLVPLALDVVVGVVLLLAGIAALNRVRMEIPLEKENQDKLVKFMIRIGVFSVLYLVPLLTVIGCYLYEQSHRSVWETTWVQERCREYHIPCPFKVEQTSRPDIALFLIKYLMMLVVGIPSVFWVGSKKTCFEWASFFNGHRRKDSAVHESRQVLQEPDFTQLLLRDPNTPVVRKSRGTSTQGTSTHASSTHLAMLDEPPSASTSRAGSMRSKSSSFHGSLHRSRDGRYTACSYRGVEERTLRLDDPLQHCGVNRLNSHSRHGSLQRLESQSRHSSVRDLTITAQAIQSSPGNGIHRVVGEDATMA; encoded by the exons ATGGATCTCCTTTGGGTTCTGTGCTCCACGCTGACTGTATGTATGGCCATCAATATGGAAGCTACTGGAAGCCATAGCCTGTTTACCTGTGAGCCTATCACATTAAGGATGTGCCAGGGTCTCTCCTACAATACCACCTTCATGCCCAACCTTCTAAACCACTATGATCAGCAGACCGCTGCTCTCGACATGGAG CCCTTTCATCCCATGGTGAACTTGGAGTGTTCTACTGAAATACGTCCATTCCTGTGTGCCCTGTATGCACCCGTGTGCACCGAGTACGGCCGCGTGACACTGCCATGTCGGCGCCTGTGCCAGCATGCCAAGAGCGATTGCTACAAGCTGATGGACATGTTTGGGGTCACCTGGCCAGAAGAGATGGATTGTAGCAG GTTTCCAGACTGTGATGAGTCTTACCCCAGAGCAATAGACCTGCTCCCGAGCCGTGACGAGACGGAGGAATCTCCCACATCAGTTCAGCGGGACTACGGCTTCTGGTGCCCACGAGAGCTGAAGATTGAACCTGACTTGGGCTACTCGTTCATGGGCGTGCGTGACTGCTCGCCTCCCTGCCCGAACATGTACTTCCGCAAAGACGAGCTCATCTTCGCCCGCTATTTCATTGGCGTTGTCTCCATAGTCTGCCTGTCGGCGACGCTCTTCACTTTCCTGACCTTCCTCATCGACGTCGGGCGCTTCCGTTACCCAGAACGGCCCATCATTTTCTACGCGGTCTGCTATATGATGGTATCCCTAGTCTTCTTCCTGGGCTTCCTGCTGGAGGATCGCGTGTCATGCAACGCAGCAAGCCTGGGTCGTTTCCGCGCCTCGACCATCACCCAGGGCTCCCACAACAAGGCCTGCACGCTGCTCTTCATGACGCTCTACTTCTTCACCATGGCTGGAAGCGTTTGGTGGGTCATCCTCACCATCACCTGGTTCCTGGCGGCCGTTCCCAAATGGGGAAGTGAAGCTATCGAGAAGAAGGCTTTGCTGTTCCACGCGGTGGCTTGGGGCATCCCGGGAGCCCTTACCATCACCCTCATGGCTATGAACAAAATAGAAGGCGACAGCATTAGCGGCGTTTGTTTTGTAGGGCTCTATGACCTCATGGCCTTGCGCTGGTTTCTCTTGGTGCCGCTGGCATTAGATGTGGTCGTAGGCGTAGTGCTGCTGTTAGCGGGTATTGCAGCGCTGAATAGGGTCCGGATGGAGATTCCCCTGGAGAAGGAGAACCAGGACAAACTGGTGAAGTTCATGATCCGGATCGGGGTGTTCTCCGTCCTGTATCTGGTGCCTCTGCTGACAGTCATTGGGTGCTATCTGTATGAGCAGAGCCACAGATCAGTTTGGGAGACCACCTGGGTACAGGAGCGCTGTAGAGAGTATCACATCCCTTGCCCGTTTAAG GTGGAACAGACAAGCAGGCCAGATATCGCCTTGTTCCTCATCAAGTACCTGATGATGCTGGTGGTGGGAATCCCGTCAGTGTTTTGGGTCGGTAGTAAAAAGACCTGCTTCGAGTGGGCCAGTTTCTTCAATGGGCATCGCAGAAAAGA CAGCGCAGTGCACGAAAGCAGGCAGGTGCTGCAGGAGCCCGACTTCACCCAGCTCCTCCTCAGGGATCCCAACACCCCAGTGGTGAGGAAGTCTAGAGGCACCTCAACGCAGGGCACCTCCACCCATGCCTCCTCCACGCACCTCGCCATGTTGGACGAGCCCCCCAGTGCAAGCACCAGCCGCGCAGGCAGCATGCGCAGCAAATCAAGCAGCTTCCACGGCAGCCTGCACCGCTCCAGAGATGGCAG GTACACAGCTTGCAGTTATCGTGGTGTCGAGGAACGCACCCTGCGCCTTGATGATCCGCTCCAGCACTGCGGCGTCAACCGTCTCAACAGCCATTCACGCCACGGCAGTCTGCAGCGCCTGGAGAGCCAATCACGGCACAGTAGTGTGCGAGACCTCACCATCACAGCACAGGCCATCCAAAGCAGCCCTGGCAATGGCATTCACCGCGTTGTAGGGGAGGATGCGACCATGGCATGA
- the fbxo16 gene encoding F-box only protein 16 has product MPQTGRTKMQTKLSTWTPLNHQLSNAHVFEERRNLLRKWFEKWTDSQRKQVLQDFFSRCSASQLKHLRQTLSSWVPEEALDFTRVLPRVISLYIFSFLDPRSLCRCAQVSWHWKNLGELDQLWMPKCLKLGWCITFTPTPFEQGVWKRHYIETVQELHVSRPRAPVKEEFIIPEVNVIGSGIEGSLPVLSSLQGKSKDGNSLVKSDKGLPPWRDSDRHPTDIIRFNYLDNLDHIEHARKALIKGKSATIRQEDTMKAPSRSTYKLRKAKSLMFLSLDLSAAAKQNRPQWAAQNLEALPSNKDSIKRLSQTSQWNAGIRPGPVRPPVPRLSKEGLRASQRSHRSTPTVSLFEGQPVKEKV; this is encoded by the exons ATGCCCCAAACTGGCAGAACAAAAATGCAGACCAAACTGAGTACCTGGACACCTCTAAATCATCAGCTCTCCAATGCTCAT GTTTTTGAAGAGAGAAGAAATTTGCTTAGAAAGTGG TTTGAGAAGTGGACAGATAGTCAGCGGAAGCAGGTGCTGCAAGATTTTTTCTCTAGATGCTCTGCTAGCCAGCTGAAACATCTCAGACAAACTCTGAGCAGCTGGGTACCAGAGGAAGCACTCGACTTCACTAGGGTCCTTCCCAGGGTCATATcactttatatattttcattcctTGACCCCCGAAGCCTCTGTAGATGTGCTCAG GTAAGCTGGCATTGGAAAAACCTGGGTGAGCTTGACCAGCTGTGGATGCCTAAATGTCTGAAACTAGGCTGGTGCATAACCTTTACTCCAACACCATTTGAACAAGGTGTATGGAAGAGGCATTACATAGAGACAGTGCAGGAGCTTCACGTAAGCAGGCCCAGG GCGCCTGTGAAAGAAGAGTTTATTATCCCTGAGGTGAACGTAATTGGCAGTGGGATAGAGGGTTCACTTCCTGTCCTCTCGAGTCTTCAAGGGAAGAGTAAAGATGGGAATAGCTTGGTGAAATCAGACAAAGGTCTTCCACCTTGGAGAGACTCAGACAGGCATCCCACTGACATAATACGCTTTAACTACTTGGATAACCTTGACCACATTGAGCATGCAAGAAAAGC ACTCATAAAGGGGAAAAGTGCTACAATAAGACAGGAAGACACTATGAAAGCACCATCTCGCTCAACATACAAGCtgcgcaaggccaaatctttg ATGTTTTTATCCTTGGATCTCAGTGCAGCAGCAAAGCAAAACAGGCCGCAATGGGCAGCACAGAACTTAGAAGCACTTCCGTCTAACAAGGACTCCATAAAGAGACTTTCCCAGACCTCCCAATGGAATGCAGGGATACGTCCTGGTCCTGTAAGGCCTCCAGTGCCCAGACTGAGTAAGGAGGGGCTCCGTGCATCACAGAGATCCCATAGAAGCACACCAA CTGTGTCTCTTTTCGAAGGACAGCCGGTGAAGGAGAAAGTATGA